TTGAAAAGAATAGGGGAAAAATGATGACATTTAAAGGTCGAATTGTTGCTAGTGTCGTTATGTTGTTTATTATTGCTCAGGCTATTCATCATTATTTAATAATAGGTCAGGAATATACCTTTCGATTTATTTTACTTTTGTTAGTAACGTCGGTTGTTTGGTGGCTTGGGCATAAGTATGATCAACTTTTAGCTCAAAATCACCATTTTGGAAAAGAAATAGACGAGATAAAGGAAAAAAATGATTCATTAACTAATAGTAATACCGAGTATGAGGTAATCTTCAATTCTCTTGAAGGGGCTGTTTTTTCATATGATTTGAGAAGAAATCAAATTTACTTCTCGAAACAAGTCCAAAAAATTTATGGATTAACGAATGAACAGCTCATGGTGAGTCCGCATATATGGAAAGAGATGATTCATCCTGAAGATGTAAAACGTATCGAAAAAGAGGAGAAACGATTACTTTCAGGTGAGTCGATTCAATCTGAATTTCGAGTAGTGACATCAGAAGGTGACGTTAATTGGGTTGTGAAGATTTCAACACCAATTCTTGGCTCTAATCATGAATTATTAAAAGTGCATGGAGAATTAATCGATGTGACAGATCGTAAAAAATTAGAGCTAGAACTAAAACAGATGGCTTTTTATGATGATTTAACGGATCTTCCAAATCGAAAATCATTAGATCGCCATATTGATAAAGCTTTATCCAGATCAAGGCGACATAACCATAACTTCACAATCATGTTCGTTGATTTGGATGGATTTAAAGACGTCAATGATAACTTAGGTCATGATGCCGGTGATCAGTTACTTGTAGAAGTTGCTACTCGCCTTAATGATAGTATTAGGGACGAAGATCTCATTGCACGAATTGGCGGTGACGAATTTGTCGTTGTTTTTGAAGAAACTTGTAAGGAAGAAATCCAAGCAATTGCTGAACGGATATTAAAAACGGTAGGCAACCCTTATGACATTAATGGAGAAGAAGCGAAGATTTCATTAAGTATCGGCGTCAGTATGTTCCCAGATGACGGTGAAGATAAAGAGACATTGATTGAACACGCAGATCAAGCAATGTACTATGCAAAAAATCATGGCAAAGATAATTATAAACTATATACGAAAGAACTTAGTGACGCACCGTATAAAAAAGTCGGCCTTCTTGAAAGATGGGTCAACAATATACAAAACACAAAAATATTTGGATCATAAAGAAAACTCGCCGATTGGCGAGCCTTTTAGGCGAAGACAGAGGTGTTAGTTGAACTTATACTTAATTCTTAAAAATTTTTCACTACGTCGTGCTTCTACTCCGCTAAAATTTTATGAATTCTGGTGTATGAAATAATGTAATTACCAATAAAAAACATAAAAAATCCCCAGCGACTTCAAGTAAGATTAAAGTACCTGACAAGGAACTCAATCTCATCACCCACTCACAAAAATGGAGGTTGAAGTCATATGGGGACTAGTAAAAGTTATCATATTCAAGGCAAAAAAGGAAGTTTATTTCGAGATCAATTGAGAGGAGTGGACTTAGAAAAAGTACTCATCGTCTCTATTGATGCAGCGAAACTTCATCAAAAGGCCTTGATATGCAACTACTTTGGCGATGTTATTGAGAAACCATTTTTCTTTTCTGTCAATACAGATGGAATATCTTACTTATGTTCAAAGATTAATAATGCGATTACGAACAATGACGCTCAAAGAATTTTCCTTGGTGTTGAAGCTACTGGACATTACTATGAGGATATTGTCCGTGAGCTTGGCTATAAAGGATTTGGTGTTAAAATATTCAATGCTTATACTACCTTCGAGGAGCGTGCTAGCGCACTGAATTGGTGTAAGACAGATGATATAGACCTCGTAGCCCTTGCCCACTGTATTAAGAATAATAAAGGCACTGAATTTACTTTGGCAGAAGGTATCCAGCGTCAACTTCTTACCTTCACAAGAGTGAGGAGACAAGAAATCAGAAAGCGCTCTTCTCTTCAAATGGAGATCCGGGTGTTAATGGATCACATTTGGCGTGAATTTCAAGGCTATGCCGTCCAAGAAGGAAACAAACGGAAAAAAGTTAAAGTTTTTAGCGACTTTTGGGGGAAGTCTTCCCTCTTCTTCATGAGTCATTTTCCACATCCTTCTTATATCCTTGAGCTAGGAGAAGTAGGGCTTCTAAGGCTTTCTAAGGAACACAATTTGAAATTGCGTAAGAGTACAATTGAAAAGCTCTTGTATGTGGCAAACCAGGCCCTTTCTCGCTCGCTTGCAGAGCTTAGACCAGAACTAGTTGTACTTAAAACTAAGCTGGAAGATCTAGAAAGGGTAAACAAAAATATCCGTTCATTTGGACAAGAGATTGAAACACTCCTTCTTCAAACGGAGGGCAAGCTCCTTCTGTCTACTCGTGGTATCGGCGTGGTCACCGCTGCAGAACTTTATAGCGAAATAGGTGATATTTCTCAATACGAGAACCCTGGACAAATCATTAAAAAAGCTGGAACTAATCCTATCATGAAACAATCAGGTGGTGGAAAAGGGTATTTTGGGCGCATTTCGAAGCAAGGAAATCCTCACCTTCGTTATATCATTTATAACCTTGGTCGTTGCCTATCTATGCACAATAAAGATCTACAACCATTTGTAGCGAGATTAAAAGAAAAAGGAAAACACGCTCGTAAAGTTTTTATTGCCTTAGGGAACAAGTTTATTAAAATTGCCTTTGCGATGCTTCGTGATAAAAGGCCATTTATTTCGAAAGTAACACCATATGAAATCTTAGAAGA
The Bacillus shivajii DNA segment above includes these coding regions:
- a CDS encoding diguanylate cyclase domain-containing protein; this translates as MMTFKGRIVASVVMLFIIAQAIHHYLIIGQEYTFRFILLLLVTSVVWWLGHKYDQLLAQNHHFGKEIDEIKEKNDSLTNSNTEYEVIFNSLEGAVFSYDLRRNQIYFSKQVQKIYGLTNEQLMVSPHIWKEMIHPEDVKRIEKEEKRLLSGESIQSEFRVVTSEGDVNWVVKISTPILGSNHELLKVHGELIDVTDRKKLELELKQMAFYDDLTDLPNRKSLDRHIDKALSRSRRHNHNFTIMFVDLDGFKDVNDNLGHDAGDQLLVEVATRLNDSIRDEDLIARIGGDEFVVVFEETCKEEIQAIAERILKTVGNPYDINGEEAKISLSIGVSMFPDDGEDKETLIEHADQAMYYAKNHGKDNYKLYTKELSDAPYKKVGLLERWVNNIQNTKIFGS
- a CDS encoding IS110 family RNA-guided transposase; translation: MGTSKSYHIQGKKGSLFRDQLRGVDLEKVLIVSIDAAKLHQKALICNYFGDVIEKPFFFSVNTDGISYLCSKINNAITNNDAQRIFLGVEATGHYYEDIVRELGYKGFGVKIFNAYTTFEERASALNWCKTDDIDLVALAHCIKNNKGTEFTLAEGIQRQLLTFTRVRRQEIRKRSSLQMEIRVLMDHIWREFQGYAVQEGNKRKKVKVFSDFWGKSSLFFMSHFPHPSYILELGEVGLLRLSKEHNLKLRKSTIEKLLYVANQALSRSLAELRPELVVLKTKLEDLERVNKNIRSFGQEIETLLLQTEGKLLLSTRGIGVVTAAELYSEIGDISQYENPGQIIKKAGTNPIMKQSGGGKGYFGRISKQGNPHLRYIIYNLGRCLSMHNKDLQPFVARLKEKGKHARKVFIALGNKFIKIAFAMLRDKRPFISKVTPYEILEEINKKLSYNCLISTTNTSHKTLSAA